From the genome of Homo sapiens chromosome 19 genomic scaffold, GRCh38.p14 alternate locus group ALT_REF_LOCI_4 HSCHR19LRC_LRC_J_CTG3_1:
CGTCTCCCAGTGATATCAGGACCACTGTGGTCTTGTTGCTGGGGGCTGCTGGGATCCCCTGGCGCTCAGGTGCCTGGTGAAAGACACTAAGCCGCCACGCTGTCCATGTTAGTGAGCTCCCACTGCGGGCAGCACCAGCCCCTCTTTCTGAGCAGTCCCTGCCTCTCAGTGCAGGGCGGCCACCCACCCCGGGGTGAGCTCTCCTGTCCTTTTGGTGAGGGGTTTTGatgtctcccctccctcccttcaccccTGCCTGAGTATGAGGCTTCTTCCATCTTCACACCAGTCTCCTCCTTTAGGGTGTCAGCTCTCCAAGGACCAAGAAGCCCACTGCCCTTGATATTTGCATCAGATCCCACACTGTGGGTTTGTTGACTTCCCATCTACCCTTACGCTGGGTGTCAGCAGTTGGAGAACAAGGGTTTCGCCTTCTGGCCCCGCTGCTGGTACCCCATGAGAGTAGGAAGCTTCCTAGACCCGGGTTCCTGTACTGCGAGGTGGGGGCTCTTCCCTCTGGGGCTGTGCCTTCTCTCCAGGGTAAGGACCCTTTCTTGGTGTCACCTCCCCCAGGGATAAGGTTCTTGCCATCCTTGGTATTGGTATGGCTGCTTTTCTGGATTTGAGGTGTCCACGCCTCTGCATGTGTCCCCACCGTAAGGCTGAGGACCCCTCTCGGATGCAGGTGCCCCCGGCTCATGCTTCCAAAACCCCCTCTTGATTTGTCACTGTATGGGGTAAGGCATAGTTTCCTGGCTGTGTGGATGTAAGATACCTGAGTCTCAAGCGGGAGACTCCACTGTAGACCCTGTCCCTGGGACCAGAGACTTCTCTGGTGTAGACTTTCCAAGGTGGGAGATTCCAGCCCCCCACCCTTGGCATGGGGCATCTCAGTGGAGATGACTACCTCTACCCCAGGCCCTAACGCATCCTTCTTCTGGAGTCTCAGAGCCTCTGTGTGGCCACGTCAGCAGCCACCTGGGTTAAGGATCACCCTTCAACATCACTTCTCAGAGCTCCTTGCTGCAGAGGCGGAAGCTCTCCCAGATCAAAGGTGCCTCATGACAAAGACCACTCTGTGGGCACATGACGGCCCCCAAGGTTAAGGACCACCCGGTGTTAGTTTCCCAGGGCTgacctcctgcccctccctcctcGAGTCTTTGTGTGGTGGTATCATCTTCCCTGAGATGAAGTCTGGGGGGCTCTTCTTTACTGGTTTTGGCTCTGATTTTAGCGTGTTGGCTCCTGTGAGGCTGGTGTCCTGCTCACCTCCCCCCGCCCCGCCACCCGCCTTGTGGGTCCCTTCCCTGTGGGGATGTGTGTTCCTCTTGGGTAAGTCTCCTCCTGGGCCGAGGTTCCCAGATTCCTCAGTGCTCTTGGAGAGCCTTTGCTGCTGGAGCACAGGTTCTTCACGCCTGAGAGTGGACCTGCGATCACCACCTTCCTTGGAGGATCTTGGTGGATGCCCCCCTGACTACAGCAAATGGGGCTCTTTCTTCTCTGGCGGCGTCTCTGCTTCGAGACTCAGGCTCCAGCTTCCCTTCTCTCTGGTCCTTTGCTGGGGGGACCAGAGGTACAGATACCCTCATGATATAAGGATTTTCTTAGCGGGGAAGGTGTTGTCTCTACTGTGGCTAAGGCTCCAGCCTCTCTAGGGGACAAGTACCCTGGGCCTCTGGCACTTGCCCCTTCTCTGTGGAGGAGCTGCCTCCTCACTGGGTCTCAGCTGTAGCCGACTTCGATGTCACACTGTTCTGTCTGAAACATCACCTCCCTGGGTTAGCGCTCTTGTTCCCCTCCTTCTGGCTTGTGACCCCTCCAGGACTTCCTTCTCTTGCTGCCACAGTGTGGTCTCCTCTCTGTGGGTATTCTTCCTCTGCACTAGGATACCAGTCCTTTCCGTGTGGAGACACAGGGAGGGCGTCACCTGCCTAAGGTGTTGATTGCCTTGTTTAGGGGTGTAGACCATGAGACCTCTTCTCTCTCTGGGCTGGAGCACCTGCCCATGACCCTCTGTTGGGTTCTTGGGATGGAAAGAGGGAGTGTAAACTCTCGTTTCACATTCTTGTTCCCCCTATGCAGTAAGAGGCTTTTCTGTGTTGGGGTGTTGGACTTTGGTGAGGATCCCTGCACACCTGAGCTCTGGTGTCCAGGCCCTTGCCTTGTGTGAGCTCCCTGGGTCAAAGGGGCTTTCCCCTCCTCAGCCTGAATCCCCACTGTGGCACCTTCTCCTGGGTCCTTTTGTTGGTTGCTTTGCCTTCTTAGAGATTCCCCAGGTAGGGCGTGATAGCTGACCTGGGCGGGGGCTGCTGCGGCTTTCTTTAGGTTGGGCCTTTTACTGAGGAGATTTAAATTCCCTCAAGTGTAAGGTAGCACCCCTACCTATTATCACCCAGAATGGGTCCCTGCGGTGTTGGGAAAATTCTCCCTGGGGGTAAGGTACCAGCCCTGTCCTTTATGGGCTTCTTGTTCTAAAGCATATCCGTCCCATATGGTTGCTGCTAGTCACATGTGGTGATTAGTAActagttaaaaatgaaaaattcagttcctccATTACACTTGCCACATTTCAGATGTTCAGTGGCCAACAGATATGcgcaaatagagtgtttccagcATTGCAAAGTTCTGTTGGATAGCACTGTTTGCCAGATGTTCCCTTCTTTGTGGGTGAGGACTCTTTTGGTGTGACTTCCCTCTGTATTGAGGCTCTTGTTCCTCAGTATGGGGCTGTTTCTGTCTTTACAGTAAGTGACTACTCCAGGGTTCCCTGCCCTGCACACGTAGAGTGGGAGCGGCCCGTGGATCCCAGGGAACTGTGCTTTTCATTGTAGGCCCCCTCCCTGGAGGGGAAGAGGGCAATCTCCGCTGGTATCTCAGAAGTCTTCTTCTGAGGCATAAGCCTCTCTTCCCAGGGCTCCCCTGGTCTCGCTGTCAGGCCCTAAGGTATGTCTTCCCTTGGACTAAAGCTCCTTGGAACTCCCTTTTGACCTCAGTCTTCTCTGGGTTCCAGGtaacttcctttaaaataaagacGCTCCTCTCTTGAAGTTTTGGGTTCCTGCCCTGATGGTCTATGTCTCCCTGACTCTAAATTACCAATCCACTTGCTATGGGATTCCTCCATGAGTGCAGATCGGCTCCCTCACAGCTGCGGTACCTTTGCACCCTCTTATCTTAGTAAGATTTCTGTCTTCTCCCAGGTCTCTCTTGGGTACTGCCTTCTGCCCCCAAATCTCTAAGCCTTCTTGGTATTAGCTTCTTTGGGTTAGGAGTGTTATTTCCTTTTGGTTTAAGGATCCTGCTCTGGAATAAATGTCTTGGTGGTTTGAGTCCCTTCTACTTGGCATTCAGCCCTGTCTGCATGAGCGGGTTCAGCTCTTCACAGCTTTCGGCATCTCTGCTCGCCGTCgttttcccccacccccaatcttTCTTCTCCTACCTacagcttacacacacacacacacacacacacacacacacacacacgcccttcTCTGTGAGCTGCCAGTTTCATTTGTCTCCTGACTTGTCTGAGGGATGACCTCTCCTAgccacctctgcccagcccctcTGAGTAGGAAGTGTGATTTCCAGGGCTAATGCCTCCATCCCAGTCATCAGCTGTGTGCAGCATGACTGTCCTGCTCTGAAAAACCTTTTTGAGTGTATTCTGGGGAGAAGGTACTCCATGCTCTAGGAATTTTCCACTTCCTGAGTCAGAGGCACACAAAAAAGTATGTAACTTTTCTTGTTTCAACAAACTTATGGGGTCCCCTGTTGGCCAGACACTATGCTGGGCAGTCAAGCGAGCATCAGGAGAACTGGGGCTGGTCTCTTGTCAGATAGCAAATGCTTCTTCTCTTTACCAGTCCCACCTACCTCACTATGCTGACTAGGTCCATGTCTCTGGGTTTTTACCAGCCAGGGAATACGTGTTAATTCCTCTCCAATCTCTCCTAGCAGCGTCCGTCTCCAAGAGAGTATGAAGAGAGTGCGTCTGTAGGGCAGGGAAGATGGCGGACAAGCGCAAACTCCAAGGTACTAGACTGACTTCCTGCTGCACCTGTAGCCACATGCTCCCTCTTCTGAGGACTGCTCTTTAGATACCTGCCACCTGGGCAGGATTCTCACAGCCTTGTTCCTCCCTGGCCAGGTGAGATTGATCGCTGCCTCAAGAAGGTGTCCGAGGGCGTGGAGCAGTTTGAAGATATTTGGCAGAAGGTACAGGGGCTGAGACCCTAATAATCTGGGTCTTCAGAGAGGAGGGCACAGGAAGGCGGCTCAGGACCTCTGGGTGTTGACCAGCGGGAGGGGCTACATATGCAGATGCTGAGGACCTAAGAGAATCAGCTCTAAGATGGATTGGGGGTAGGGGTTGGGGGGGGTCCTCGAGTCCCTAGCATAAGGAAGAATCACTGGAGTGGGTACTGGGACATCCCCTCCCACACTGACTTCTCAATTCTCTCCATCCCTCAGCTCCACAATGCAGCCAACGCGAACCAGAAAGAAAAGTATGAGGCTGACCTAAAGAAGGAGATTAAGAAGCTACAAGTgagggggctgggggcctggacgcCTTTGTCCTGAGGGTAGAGGGAACTGGGAGAGTGGACTGCTGGGTCCCAGGGAGAAGGAGCTGTGGGCCCCAGTTCCTGGGTCCTGAGGTCTGACTTTCTTGCTTTTCCCATCTGCAGCGGCTGAGGGACCAAATCAAGACATGGGTAGCGTCCAACGAGATCAAGGACAAGAGGCAGCTTATAGACAACCGCAAGCTCATTGAGACGGTAGGAGCCCAGAGCCTGAGTCCCAGAGAGGTGGGAAGGTCACCAGATTCTTGAGATCCCAAGGGGCGGAGGCAGAGCGGCCAGACCCCAGAGGTCCTCAAGAGAAGTAAGGTTTCTGCACCTAAGGGAAGTGAAGAGGCAGCGGACTCAGAGCTCAGAAAGTAGGGTCACGAGGCTCAGGTCGGAGTGTCTGCTGGCCCTTAGTCAGCTCCTTTCCCACCTTTGAGAGCCCCCCTGCCAACTGCACTCTCTACAGCAAATGGAACGGTTCAAAGTTGTGGAACGAGAGACCAAAACCAAAGCTTACAGCAAAgagggcctgggcctggcccagaagGTAGATCCTGcccagaaggagaaggaagaggttgGCCAGTGGCTCACGGTGAGTTGGGGTAGAGAAGAGGAGGTGAACTCTGAGGATCCTGAGCCCTGGGTGTAGGCGGAACCCTAGCTGATgggcttcctcttcctctccctcccctagaATACCATCGACACGCTCAACATGCAGGTGGACCAGTTTGAGAGTGAAGTGGAGTCACTGTCAGTGCAGACACGCAAGAAGAAGGGCGACAAGGATGTGAGTGAGGGAGACCCGACACCTTTGGGATGGGGATGGGCATGGGAATGGGCTGGCCAGCAGGAGGCCAGTCATTTATGCTCCTGGGAGTTGGGGCCTGGATTCCTCAGGCGGACAGGGCCAACAGCCGGGATTAGGGATTTGAGAGACAGGATTGGGAGGGCTTAGCAGCTGCACGCGTGGGGCAGGAAGGAGGTCAGACAGAATCTCAGGGTCCCCTGGGTGTCTGGGTAGACCGTGGGGCCTTTGTGAAGAGGAGCGACTTGGGGGAAGGTGAGTGCAGGTTGagcttgggccacagagtaaaAGTGAGACCTGAAGGACACCCATGGCAAGAGGCCTCCTGGCACCCAGAGGGCCCTGGTCCTAGGGAGAGCACAGTGGGTAGAGACAAGGCAGAACATGGAGAAGGCAGAGAACCAGGCCTGAAGGAAGACAGGAGTCTGGGACAAAGCTGGATGTTGGGGTCCCAGGTTCTAAAATCCGGGATTGTGGGGTATGAGTTCAAAGGGATACAAACTGTACAGACTTGCTGAAACCAGAAAGACAGGGAGGGGAGAGCCGGGTCCTCAGGGAAGCTGTGGGTGGGAGAGGGTCAGGAAGTGGAAGATGACAGGGTTGGGTGTCAGACTCTGAGGGGTTTGGGAACCAGGGGCTTTCGGGGAGATGATGGGTCCTTGAACAGAGCAGAGATTTGGAACCAAGGCTAAGATGTTAAATCCTAAAGGGGCCTTGAGGGGAGGGCAGGAGCGAGGCTTAGGAATCTGGGCTCTCTCAGGGATAAATGGGTAGGGTTGGGGGCCTAGTGATGACAgatatcacaattctaaacagCAAGCTCCTCACAAATGGGGGTTATCATTGTTACTGCTGGAGCAGGTCGGAGGGTATCTGTATGCCAGAGGCAGTCACAGTGGTGGGCGGGCTCAGTTGAGAAATCTGGGCTGTCAGGTGAGGTGCAGATGGAGGCCAAGTCGTGGGATGGCACAAGGACCTCTGGGTCTTTTAGAGGTTTCCAAGGACTCCTGGAGCCAGAAaggtgtggggagaggagggagcagTGGGATCCCAAGATGTCAAGGCTAAGATTGGTCCCCACAGGGCTCAGAGGGTGGGTGGACCCCATACTGCCCCACCCCGAAGGGGATGGCGTGGAGGCTTTGGGTCTCCACAGGGGTCAGGGACTGAGGACAGGTTCTGTGGGGGCAGGAGGGGCCAAGCAGGTGCTCTGCAGCCCCTGAGCCTGGCCCTGGGCTCGCCAGCAGAAGCAGGACCGGATTGAGGGCTTGAAGCGGCACATCGAGAAGCACCGCTACCACGTGCGCATGCTAGAGACCATCCTGCGCATGCTGGACAATGACTCCATCCTCGTTGACGCCATCCGCAAGATCAAGGACGACGTTGAGTACTATGTTGACTCATCCCAGGACCCCGACTTCGAGGAGAACGAGTTTCTCTACGATGACCTGGACCTCGAGGACATTCGTGAGGCCCTGGGGCTGATCGTGGCACAGGAAGTGAGGGCCCAGAATGGGCTGTGTGAGCCAGCTAAGCATGCCCTTCTTCTGCCCCCACAGCACAGGCGCTGGTCGCCACCTCCCCTCCCAGCCACAGCCACATGGAGGATGAGATCTTCAACCAGTCCAGCAGCACGCCCACCTCAACCACCTCCAGCTCTCCCATCCCGCCCAGCCCAGCCAACTGTACCACGGTGAGGCCCCACGGGACACTAGTACCTTGTGTTTCCAGCAGGGCAGGACTCGAGGAGACAAATCTGGGTCACTCCAAAGTGGCTATGGGAGCGTAATTGAGGAAACACAGATCTAGGTATCCAGGGTCTAGGCTCTTGGAGCACACGCTAAGGTCCTATATCTGGGTCCCTAAAGGACATAAAGAGCAATAGGGTGCATCCCGCGCCAGTTTAGGTCCTGGATCTGGGAAGTGGGAGGGGCCGGTGCCTGGGCTGCCTGAGGAGGCTGGGTAGCTGGCCACCTTGGGCAGGGATCCAAGGGTTGGCTTCCCTGTGGAGAGCAGGTTCCCAGATCCTTAAGAGGCTGGTGGGTCAGTGCTGGCTCCCAGAAAACAAGAAGACTGGAGAGCCTGAATTGAGATGGTTTCTCCAGGCAGATTAAGGACAGCCATTTGACCAGCTCTGGGGCCGCAATGGCAGTCAATTGGGCCCAGGTCCCCGGGGCATTCAGAGATTGGCGGTTCTCCATCAGAGCCCCAGAGGTCACACAGGTTTCTATTCTGCCTCCCCTACCTCAGGAAAACTCTGAAGATGATAAGAAGAGGGGACGTTCCACAGACAGTGAAGTCAGCCAGGTGGGTGTGAGCCTGGACCGGGTGGGCACGCCATTCACTCCTCTGTTGCTTCCCAAAGGCATCTTGAGGCCTGAGCGCCGGCCACTGTGCTGGGCTGGTGGACACAGGTGGCTCAGAAATCAGTGCTGCCCTgagggcaggtgggcagggcaAGTGGACAGGTGACTGGTGCTGTGGTCAAGGGGGTAGCACACAGGTCACCCTTGGCCTGGCCAGGCAGTCAGGAGATGCTGCTGTGGAGTGCCCTGGGCTTCACAGTCAGGTGAGTTTGCCTGGCAGGGAGAGGTGGCAGCCAGTAACATGGGCAAGTTGTGACAGAAAGTTTGGAAGTGAGGAGAGATGAGTCTGGCCAGGTCTGCAGGGCCAGGGCCCAACTGTGAGCACAGGGACTGGGACTGTCAGGCTGAGGGGCTCAGGCTTTGTGGACCTGAGTGGCCTCCAGAGTCCAATAAGCCTAGGAAGCGATGGGGCCTTTGCTGTGCTGATAATACACACTGCAAATTTCTGAGAGGAGACGGTGGCGGGCAGTGCTTCTTCAACTCCTTTAACATCTCCCAGGACAGGAGCACGCTTTCGGAAACGCTGCTACAGAACAATGTTAGGCAGGAGCAGCATGGGCCTGAGGCCCCTCTGTGGGCTAACGGGATGGATGGTTCCAAGGGGACACCCTGAGTGGGCATTGAGGAGGCTGGTGTGGAGACTAAGGGGACCCGCAGGTAGTAGTGAGGGCGGGCAACAGGGCCAGGAGGTGATGAGGAGAGACACTGAGGCAGGTACTccaggggccaggctgggctctgCCACCTTCCCAGGCCCCCACTGCCAAGCAGCGATGCCCAGGAGAGAAGTGGGTAGTCAGTCCTGTTGGGCGCTTGGTAAGCGCAAGGTGCCTGTGGGGTGGCTGGAAAGAAGCCCAGGAGGTGGTTAGGCTCAGCAGCCGGAGTGCTGTCCACAGATTGCCTGCGGTAGGGATACCATGAGCACATTTACCCTCCCACCACTTTCTGGAGTGCTGGTAACTTCCAGCCCTGTGAGTAGCTTCTGTGACCCTTCAGGTGACATTCAGAATTACTATCCAATTTCCAGCTGTTTTTCCTTCTACTCTTGGACATTAGGCGGCTCCAGCTAATCTCATATTGAGAACACTTAAGTGTTTCCCACTAGTCCTCTGGCTTCCAACAGATGGATCTTCTCTGGCTGACAACCTAAGTTGTGTGTCAGATCCCTGTGGGGGTGTCCATGGGGCGGTGTCCAGGCAGGACTTGGGAAGCTGGGCAGGCTGGAAATCAGTGTGAGTGTTTTAAGCATGAAGGTGATTGAAGCCATGAGGGTGAGTAAGGTCACCCAGGTCCCCAAGAGGGCAGGAGCAGGTGGGGGCAGCGAGGCCAGAGAGGAGGCTGCTGGGACAAAGATGGAGCCTGAggtgggggtggtgagggagACCAGCTGGCCCACTGGGTCCTGACCCTCTGCTCTCTCCCACCCGCAGTCTCCAGCCAAAAACGGCTCCAAGCCTGTCCACAGCAACCAGCACCCTCAGTCCCCAGCTGTGCCGCCCACCTACCCCTCCGGCCCCCCGCCTGCTGCCTCTGCCTTGAGCACCACTCCTGGCAACAATGGGGTCCCCGCCCCCGCAGCACCCCCAAGTGCCCTGGGCCCCAAGGCCAGTCCAGCTCCCAGCCACAACTCGGGCACCCCTGCTCCCTATGCCCAGGCTGTGGCCCCACCAGCTCCCAGTGGGCCCAGCACGACCCAGCCCCGGCCCCCCAGCGTCCAGCCTAgcggaggcggaggcggcggCAGCGGAGGTGGAGGGAGCAGCAGCAGTAGTAACAGCAGTGCCGGTGGAGGGGCTGGCAAGCAGAATGGCGCCACCAGTGAGTGAGGAGGCAGCGGGGTGGGGGGCGTGGGCGGGGCTGGGCAGCAGGCAGCAGCCCTTTCCATTTACTCTTTGTTCCCAGGTTACAGCTCAGTTGTGGCAGACAGCCCGGCAGAGGTGGCTTTGAGCAGCAGTGGGGGCAACAATGCCAGCAGCCAGGCCTTGGGCCCCCCTTCCGGCCCCCACAACCCACCTCCCAGCACCTCGTGAGTGTCTCGGCCATCGGCAGGGTTGGGATGGCAGCCTTTTGAAACAGAGAGGCGCAGGCGCCTCACCCCCGCATCGGTGGGTTCTGAACCCCCCGCCCTTGCTGCTGGGAATGGCCAAGCGCTATCCTCCATCTCCCTCGGGTGTTACACCCCCACTTCTTTCCAGCAAGGAAACTACATCAGCCTCCCTGCTTTGCCCTTCAGAACATTCTAAAATACGTTCTCATCTAAGTGGAAGTTTTCTCAAGAGCCCCATACCCTTTCCTCCCCATTTCTGTTACCTGCCTGAGGCCAATTGACTGCCACCGGAGGGTCACTGTTTCACTTTTCAAAGTGAATTGTCCCGAAGTCCTTATTCCTCTGCAGCCACTCCTTCAAATCTTAGCTCAGACCATTCCACTGGGTCTGCCTGTTTCCCGAAGAATGCCCTAAGAAAGATCAGTGTGCACAAAGGAAAGGCCTGCTTCCTGCCCCCTCACCCCAGCTCCAGCTGGCCTGCCCAAGGGGGAGTGGGCCCTGTGAACACCTGCCCAGGGCAAGTGGTTTTGATCAGCCTGTGGCCTGGTGGAGCACCCGAGaatcctcacccccacccccacagctcTGCTCTGCTGATGAGAAACCATTCCAAAGATTGGGCTCTGCCTTTGTTTGCCCAGAGAACCACTTCTTTCTCCCATCTGTCTGCCCTCACCTGCCCCTCTCAGATCCCATCTGATCTGTGCAGTCTCCCCTCTCTCCAGCCAGGCCTCTCTGCCCATCCCACCCTCAGGGACCCTCCTCTCAACCCCCTCTTCCATGCTCTCTCTCCAGGAAGGAACCCAGTGCGGCAGCCCCAACGGGGGCTGGGGGCGTGGCCCCAGGCTCAGGGAACAACTCAGGGGGACCCAGCCTCCTGGTGCCACTGCCTGTGAATCCTCCCAGCTCCCCAACGCCCAGCTTCAGTGATGCCAAGGCAGCCGGTGCCCTGCTCAATGGGCCTCCACAGTTCAGCACCGCCCCAGAAATCAAGGTGGGCTCCTCGGACATCCCCCGAGCCTCTGTGTCCTGACTCTGTTGTTTCTTTCCTCCAGGTCTCTAGCtgcaccccctgcccccaccctcttTCTGGATCTCTTTCTCTGGCTTTCTGTCCCCTTCTCACACTTGCTCTTTCTCCAGGTCTTTCTGTACCACCCTCCCCGTGACCTTGATCTCTGGGGGCTCTCATACCTCCTCTCTTGTTCCCTCCAAAGCTCTGTTTCTCTGggtctcttttcctttctcttggttGCACTTGTTGCTTGCTCTCTCTGGGTCTCCATCTTCATCCCCCCCGCAGGCCCTCAGTTTCTGTCCCCGTTTGTCCTCACAAGGCATAGACTGGTGTACTTTCTGCACAAGTAGAAAGACTGGTTGGGTGAATGCAGCCTGGTTCCACCCTTTAGGAAGCTTCCCTGCTGGGGCAGCTGCAGGGAAGGTTGCGGTGGGCCCACCGAGGGGCATCTGACCTGACCTGGGAGACAGGCCCAGGAAGGTCTGAGAGGGGGTGATGTTTAAGCTGAGACCTGGACCAGGCAGGGGGGCTAACAGCTGCAGGAAGGGCTTCAGGAGGTGCTTTAGGAGGAGCATGCATCTGCCTGTGTGCTTAGGAAGCTGGGCAGGATGcagcagagaggagagaggtgTCCACTCTGCAGGAGACAGTGCCACCAGCTGCAGGGCTGAGATAGTGGGTGTAGCAGGATAGGACGGTGGGGTCCTGATCATCGAGGGTCAGGAGCTGGGGCTTGGCTTGTGAGCCAGTATACTGTAGCGCAGCTTCCATGGGGGGACCAGTGTGTATGCCCAGGCTGTCCAGGAGGCAGTGTGCGCGCCCAGGCTGTCCAGGAGGCAGTGTGCGCGCCCAGGCTGTCCAGGTCCAAGTCTTGGCATTGTCCTTTCTGTGCCTTCATCTGGGAAACGGCAATAGTCACGATTATACCTACTATGTAGGGTTATTTGGAAGACTAAATCATCCTCATAAAGCTCTTGGAACAGTTTCTGGCCCAACagaagcattaattttttttttttttcttttttgagacagagtcttgctctgtcacccaggctggagtgcagtggtgcaatctcagctgaatgcaacatccgcctcctgggttcaagcgattctcctgccgcagcctactgagtagctgggattacaggcgcctgccaccacgccaggctaatttttatatttttaatagagatggggttttgccatgttggtcaggcaggtcttgaactccgaacctcaggtgatccacccacctcgacctcccaaagtgctgggattacaggtgtgagccaccgtgcccggcccaaatttTAGAAGTAGGTGGACAGGATATTTATAGTGCGtgcatttttctggaaaaagggAAACAGCAGCTTTGAGATTTTCAGAAGGGGTCCATATCTTTtaacaccaccaacaacaaaaatgaatcgCTGGGGTGGGTGGTCGGGAACCATGGCAAGGTTTGGAGTAGAGAAGGAACAACATGACTTCATTGGAAAGGTCCCCTGGGGCTGGTGAGGACAGGATAGAGGGAGGGTGGTCTGGGCAGGAGAGGACAGGCCTGGGCTGTGTGGGACATGGTGGCACGACAGGGAAGGGAGCCATCCAGTGGGGTTTAGAAGCAGGACggatagctgggcgtggtggctcacacctgtaatcccagctcttagggaggcagaggcgggaggatagcttgagcccaggagtttgagacctgcctgggcgaTATAGCGAGACAGAATGGATAAGCCTTGGCGACTGACTCGTTGTGGAGAGTCCAGCACAGGGCTGGGGTTTGGGACAGCTGCACGTGGCTGGAGGAGATGGGAGGAACCAGCCCTGACTTTGGGGAACAGAAGCCTGCTGTAACCTTTGTAATAGGAAACGAGGCTGTGGCTGCGGGGCTGGAGACCCAACCTACCTGTTTCCAGCAAGGAGACTGAAGCCTAGCCGGGCTGGGCCCACCCCGATTCCAGTCACCCCATGCCAGTCACAGGCAGACAGCTGAGCATGTAGACCTCCTGCCTCCTTCAAGACAGGCGGGAGCTCTCCCAGCGTGTAGGTGTCCCTAGTGAAGGAGCGTGTACTATTGGCACATCCTTTGACAAAAATGGTAGCGCACTGTACATATTCTGCAGGTTGGCGTTTACTTCTGTAGTATGTCACGAACTTGTATTTTGAAAATCTCGGCGTAGTATTCCATGCTGCAGAGTCCCACTCACGAGACGTTCCTCTGCTGATGAATGCGTCGTGGTCTCCGATTGTTTCCCTACAGTTTGATGCTTTTACCTGTCATGGGTAGATTGTGGGGAGTGGGTCGTTGGCCCTCCACGGCCCCCAAACAGGGCAGGTGAGAGCATCTGGGGCCTGTGTCAGGCTGCACTTGCTCCTGCAGCCCAAGTGCTCAGGCCAGGCCTCTTGTTTCCTCCCCAGGCCCCTGAGCCTCTGAGCTCCTTGAAGTCCATGGCGGAACGGGCAGCCATCAGCTCTGGCATTGAGGACCCTGTGCCAACGCTGCACCTGACCGAGCGAGGTGAGGGACCCAGGATGGTGGGGAAGCAGCGGGCCAAAGAGGAGGGGCTGCCCCTGACCCATCCTCACCACTGAGGGGGCCGgacccccaccctccccacagaCATCATCCTGAGCAGTACATCAGCACCTCCGGCCTCAGCCCAGCCGCCCCTGCAGCTGTCAGAGGTGAACATACCGCTGTCGCTGGGTGTCTGTCCACTGGGCCCTGTGCCCCTCACCAAGGAGCAGCTCTATCAGCAGGCCATGGAAGAGGCCGCCTGGCACCACATGCCTCACCCCTCTGACTCTGAGCGTATTCGGTGAGGGGCCACAGGGAAGGGGGATGGTCTGGGACTTGAGTCTTACGGAGGAGGCAGTGGCTGAACCTGTGAGGCTGTGGGT
Proteins encoded in this window:
- the CNOT3 gene encoding CCR4-NOT transcription complex subunit 3 isoform 8 (isoform 8 is encoded by transcript variant 8), with amino-acid sequence MLETILRMLDNDSILVDAIRKIKDDVEYYVDSSQDPDFEENEFLYDDLDLEDIPQALVATSPPSHSHMEDEIFNQSSSTPTSTTSSSPIPPSPANCTTENSEDDKKRGRSTDSEVSQSPAKNGSKPVHSNQHPQSPAVPPTYPSGPPPAASALSTTPGNNGVPAPAAPPSALGPKASPAPSHNSGTPAPYAQAVAPPAPSGPSTTQPRPPSVQPSGGGGGGSGGGGSSSSSNSSAGGGAGKQNGATSYSSVVADSPAEVALSSSGGNNASSQALGPPSGPHNPPPSTSKEPSAAAPTGAGGVAPGSGNNSGGPSLLVPLPVNPPSSPTPSFSDAKAAGALLNGPPQFSTAPEIKAPEPLSSLKSMAERAAISSGIEDPVPTLHLTERDIILSSTSAPPASAQPPLQLSEVNIPLSLGVCPLGPVPLTKEQLYQQAMEEAAWHHMPHPSDSERIRQYLPRNPCPTPPYHHQMPPPHSDTVEFYQRLSTETLFFIFYYLEGTKAQYLAAKALKKQSWRFHTKYMMWFQRHEEPKTITDEFEQGTYIYFDYEKWGQRKKEGFTFEYRYLEDRDLQ